AGCAGGATGGGAGTTCCTTTCCGGCGGCGGAGTCCGGGGCGTGGAAGGGGAGGGTGCCATGGAGGCGGAACGCCAGCACCAGCGCGGCGGCCAGCGCCAGGCCGCGTTTCACCCGGTTCATGCCTACGGGGCCAAGCCGCTGCTCGAGATAGCGGACATGGTGCTGCGCCAGCCACAGCAACGGCACCGTGCCCAGGCCGAAGGCCAGCGCGAACTCCGCCCCGCGGATCGCGGAGCCGCTCAGCAAGGTCGCGCCGAACAACAGGTAGAGCGGCCCGCACGGCAGCAGCGGCGTGAGCAGCCCCATGGCCGCACCACCGCGCACCGCGGAAAGACGGCCGAGCCGGAACCGCATGCGCGTGGTGAAACGCAGCAGCGCGGGCGGGCGGGGCAGCTTCTTTTCAA
This genomic stretch from Akkermansiaceae bacterium harbors:
- a CDS encoding sulfite exporter TauE/SafE family protein, with the protein product MDAIHTTIGALAAGLVTSVHCVGMCGPIACGLSSLPATEAQRQAGIIAYHVARLTSYALVGALCGALGRQPLEWFFASPAALLPWVLVALLILFGLGLEKKLPRPPALLRFTTRMRFRLGRLSAVRGGAAMGLLTPLLPCGPLYLLFGATLLSGSAIRGAEFALAFGLGTVPLLWLAQHHVRYLEQRLGPVGMNRVKRGLALAAALVLAFRLHGTLPFHAPDSAAGKELPSCCH